The proteins below are encoded in one region of Zerene cesonia ecotype Mississippi chromosome 10, Zerene_cesonia_1.1, whole genome shotgun sequence:
- the LOC119829287 gene encoding protein patched yields MVAPDSEATSNPRIAAAQESPSAAEARHSADLYIRTSWVDAALALSELEKGNIEGGRTSLWIRAWLQEQLFILGCFLQGDAGKVLFVAILVLSTFCVGLKSAQIHTRVDQLWVQEGGRLEAELKYTAQALGEADSSTHQLIIQTAKEPDVSLLHPGALLEHLKVVHAATRVTVHMYDIEWRLKDLCYSPSIPDFEGYHHIESIIDNVIPCAIITPLDCFWEGSKLLGPDYPIFVPHLKHKLQWTHLNPLEVIEEVKKLKFQFPLSTMEAYMKRAGITSAYMKKPCLDPTDPHCPATAPNKKSGHIPDVAAELSHGCYGFAAAYMHWPEQLIVGGATRNSTSALRSARALQTVVQLMGEREMYEYWADHYKVHQIGWNQEKAAAVLDAWQRKFSAEVKKITTSGQVSAAYSFYPFSTSTLNDILGKFSEVSLRNIVLGYMFMLIYVAVTLIQWRDPIRSQAGVGIAGVLLLSITIAAGLGFCALLGIPFNASSTQIVPFLALGLGVQDMFLLTHTYVEQAGDVPREERTGLVLKKSGLSVLLASLCNVMAFLAAALLPIPAFRVFCLQAAILLLFTLGSMLLVFPAMISLDLRRRSAARADLLCCLLPESPLPKKKLPERSKSRSRRNEKSRIDTSRQPLDPEVTEEVKTCCLSISLTKWTKNHYAPFIMRPSVKVTSMLALIALILASVWGTTKVKDGLDLTDIVPENTDEHEFLSRQEKYFGFYNMYAVTQGDFEYPTNQKLLYEYHEQFVRIPNIIKNDNGGLPKFWLTLFREWLLDLQVAFDKEVASGCITQEYWCKNASDEGILAYKLMVQTGHVDNPIDKSLISSGHRLVDKDGIINPKAFYNYLSAWATNDALAYGASQGNLKPQPQRWIHSPEDVHLEIKKSSPLIYTQLPFYLSGLSDTDSIKTLIMSVRELCLKYEAKGLPNFPSGIPFLFWEQYLYLRTSLLLALVCALAAVFVCVMIAVLNAWAALLVTVSLGALVLQLVGAMSLLGVKLSAMPAVLLVLAIGRGVHFTLHLCLGFVTSIGCKRRRASLALESVLAPVVHGAVAAALAASMLAASDFGFVARLFLRLLLAMVVLGLVDGLLFFPIILSILGPAAEVRPLEHPERLSTPSPKCSPVHPRKSSSNSSSGDKSSRTKSAPRPCAPSLTTITEEPSSWHSSAHSVQSSMQSIVVQPEVVVETTTYNGSDSASGRSTPTSKTSHNGAITTKVTATANIKVEVVTPSDRKSRRSYHYYDRRRDRDDDRDRDRDRDRDRDRDRDRDRDRDRERERDRDRDRDRDRSRERDRRDRYRDEREHRASPRENGRDSGHESDSSRH; encoded by the exons ATGGTGGCTCCCGATTCCGAGGCTACTTCGAATCCTCGGATAGCGGCTGCACAAGAGAGCCCCTCCGCCGCCGAGGCGCGCCACAGCGCTGATTTATACATACGGACCAGTTGGGTCGACGCAGCTTTAGCACTCTCAGAACTTGAAAAG GGAAACATCGAAGGCGGCAGAACGTCACTGTGGATACGGGCGTGGTTGCAGGAGCAACTATTTATATTGGGGTGTTTTCTACAAGGCGACGCGGGGAAAGTTCTGTTCGTCGCTATATTAGTCCTCTCCACGTTTTGTGTCGGCCTAAAGTCCGCACAAATACACACGCGGGTCGACCAACTCTGGGTTCAAG AGGGTGGAAGGCTAGAAGCAGAATTGAAATATACAGCCCAGGCGCTCGGTGAGGCAGATTCTTCGACACATCAACTTATTATACAAACCGCCAAAGAACCGGACGTTTCGTTGTTACATCCTGGAGCATTACTGGAGCACCTAAAG GTGGTGCACGCAGCGACTCGGGTCACTGTGCATATGTACGACATCGAATGGCGGCTCAAGGACCTCTGCTACAGCCCCAGCATACCAGACTTCGAAGGCTACCACCACATCGAGTCAATCATAGACAACGTCATACCGTGCGCTATTATAACTCCCCTCGATTGCTTCTGGGAAGGCTCCAAATTGCTGGGCCCCGATTATCCTATATTTGTACC TCACCTGAAACACAAGCTGCAATGGACGCACTTAAATCCTCTAGAAGTGATAGAAGAAGTGAAGAAGTTAAAGTTCCAATTCCCGCTGAGTACAATGGAAGCGTACATGAAGAGAGCGGGCATCACGTCCGCTTACATGAAGAAGCCCTGCCTGGACCCCACGGACCCGCACTGTCCTGCCACAGCTCCCAACAAGAAGTCTGGACAc ATTCCAGATGTAGCTGCCGAACTATCCCACGGGTGCTACGGTTTCGCAGCAGCATACATGCACTGGCCGGAGCAGCTGATAGTCGGCGGTGCCACCAGAAATTCCACGTCGGCCTTGCGAAGTGCCCGAGCCTTGCAGACGGTAGTTCAATTGATGGGAGAGAGAGAAATGTACGAGTATTGGGCAGACCATTACAAAGTACATCAAATTGGATGGAATCAAGAGAAGGCTGCGGCTGTTTTAGACGCGTGGCAGCGGAAGTTTTCTGCT gaagtaaaaaaaatcacaacatCAGGACAAGTCTCGGCGGCGTATAGTTTCTATCCATTTTCCACTTCAACACTAAACGACATTCTCGGCAAGTTCTCCGAAGTTTCTCTGAGGAATATTGTCTTAGGATACATGTTTATg ttaATTTATGTCGCTGTAACGTTAATACAATGGAGAGACCCAATCCGCTCCCAAGCGGGTGTCGGTATTGCTGGCGTCCTACTGCTTTCTATCACTATTGCGGCAGGCTTAGGCTTTTGCGCTTTGTTAG GTATACCATTCAATGCTTCGAGTACGCAAATAGTGCCATTCTTAGCGTTAGGATTAGGTGTTCAAGACATGTTCCTTCTCACTCACACGTACGTGGAGCAAGCGGGAGATGTGCCGCGGGAAGAGCGCACGGGGCTGGTGCTGAAGAAAAGTGGACTTAGCGTACTGTTGGCGTCGCTTTGTAATGTAATGGCGTTTTTGGCAGCGGCTTTGTTGCCGATACCGGCGTTCCGAGTATTTTGTTTACAG GCGGCAATACTACTACTTTTCACATTAGGCTCAATGCTCTTGGTGTTCCCTGCGATGATATCACTCGACCTACGAAGAAGATCAGCGGCTAGAGCGGACCTCTTGTGTTGCTTATTACCTGAAAGTCCACTGCCGAAGAAAAAACTGCCAGAAAGATCGAAGAGTAGGAGTAGAAGAAATGAAAAG agTAGGATAGACACAAGCAGACAACCATTAGATCCTGAAGTCACGGAAGAAGTGAAAACGTGCTGTCTTAGTATTTCCCTTACGAAATGGACTAAGAATCATTATGCTCCGTTTATTATGAGACCTTCTGTTAAG GTGACATCAATGTTGGCCCTAATAGCTTTGATACTAGCCAGTGTATGGGGAACTACGAAAGTAAAGGATGGGTTAGACCTCACTGACATTGTTCCTGAAAATACTGATGAACACGAATTCCTCTCTAGGCAAGAGAAATACTTCGGTTTTTACAACATGTACGCAGTAACCCAAGGTGATTTCGAGTATCCCACCAATCAGAAATTGCTATATGAATACCATGAACAATTCGTTAGAATACCGAACATTATAAAGAATGACAATGGTGGTCTTCCGAAATTCTGGCTAACTCTATTCCGAGAATGGCTCCTGGATTTGCAAGTTGCTTTTGATAAGGAAGTCGCGAGTGGCTGCATAACGCAAGAATACTGGTGTAAAAACGCAAGCGACGAAGGGATATTGGCATATAAACTCATGGTACAGACGGGCCATGTGGATAATCCTATAGACAAATCCCTGATAAGCTCCGGACATCGATTGGTTGATAAGGACGGCATTATTAACCCGAAAgcgttttataattacttatcaGCTTGGGCAACGAATGACGCATTGGCTTACGGCGCTTCACAGGGAAATTTGAAACCGCAACCCCAAAGATGGATACATTCGCCTGAAGACGTTCATTTGGAAATCAAGAAATCTTCTCCACTGATTTATACACAGttaccattttatttatccGGTTTGAGTGATACAGATAGTATAAAGACGCTGATAATGTCGGTGCGTGAGCTGTGTTTGAAGTATGAAGCGAAGGGATTGCCGAATTTTCCATCGGGAATACCATTTTTGTTCTGGGAGCAGTATTTGTATTTGAGAACGTCGCTGTTATTGGCTCTGGTCTGCGCTTTAGCTGCTGTTTTTGTG TGCGTGATGATCGCCGTACTGAACGCGTGGGCGGCGCTGCTGGTGACGGTGTCGCTGGGCGCGCTGGTGCTGCAGCTGGTGGGCGCGATGTCGCTGCTCGGCGTCAAGCTGTCCGCCATGCCGGCCGTGCTGCTCGTGCTGGCCATCGGCCGCGGGGTGCACTTCACGCTGCACCTGTGTCTG ggTTTCGTCACGTCCATTGGATGTAAGCGTCGTCGAGCTAGTCTCGCGCTAGAGAGTGTACTAGCGCCAGTAGTTCACGGTGCTGTAGCAGCAGCACTGGCCGCGTCAATGCTAGCCGCTAGTGACTTCGGCTTTGTGGCCAGACTGTTCCTTAGGCTTCTGTTGGCTATGGTCGTGCTGGGATTGGTCGATGGACTTCTGTTCTTCCCGATTATCCTGTCAATATTGGGACCGGCTGCTGAG GTACGACCTCTCGAACATCCAGAACGTCTCTCCACTCCGTCACCCAAATGCTCGCCGGTGCATCCACGCAAATCCAGTTCCAACTCGAGCAGTGGCGATAAATCCAGCAGAACCAAGTCGGCGCCTCGCCCGTGCGCACCCTCCCTCACCACGATCACTGAGGAGCCTTCCAGCTGGCACAGTTCAGCACACTCGGTGCAGTCTTCCATGCAGTCCATAGTTGTTCAACCGGAGGTGGTTGTGGAGACGACGACGTACAATGGAAGCGATTCTGCCTCAGGAAGATCGACGCCTACCTCGAAGACTTCGCACAACGGAGCTATCACTACCAAG gTAACCGCCACAGCCAACATAAAAGTAGAAGTTGTCACGCCCAGCGACAGAAAGTCGCGGAGGTCGTACCACTATTACGATCGCCGTAGAGATAGGGACGACGACCGTGACCGAGACCGGGACCGGGATCGTGATCGGGACCGCGACAGAGACAGGGATAGGGACAGGGACCGTGAGAGGGAGAGGGACAGAGATAGAGATAGGGACAGGGACCGTTCTCGCGAGAGGGATAGAAGAGACCGGTATAGAGACGAGCGGGAACATCGCGCTTCGCCGAGGGAGAACGGGAGGGATTCCGGACATGAAAGTGATTCGTCTCGACATTGA